One genomic segment of Streptomyces niveus includes these proteins:
- a CDS encoding sugar ABC transporter substrate-binding protein produces the protein MARGRTGVRRTGVRATVAVLAAVLGAASLAGCSSTGGKRAEDRAAAAEAQGRAAVSTPKWTFAMVTHSGDGDTFWDIVQKGAEQAAVKDNINFLYAHSDEGQQQAQLVQSYIDKGVDGLIVTLAKPDAMKAVVAKATKAGIPVITVNSGSEQSKQFGALTHIGQDESIAGEAVGDELDKRGREKALCVLHEQGNVGHEQRCAGAKKTFDGTMQNLYVDGTNMPDVQASIEAKLQADKTIDAVVTLGAPFADTAVKAKETAGSEAEIDTFDLNEAVAGSLKAGRLGFAVDQQPYLQGYEAVDLLWLYRYNADVLGGGLPVLTGPQIISKQDAAELEKYAERGTR, from the coding sequence GTGGCAAGGGGTCGAACAGGGGTACGTCGGACAGGGGTGCGCGCGACGGTCGCGGTGCTGGCGGCGGTTCTCGGGGCGGCGTCCCTGGCGGGATGCAGCAGCACCGGCGGCAAGCGCGCCGAGGACCGGGCCGCGGCGGCCGAGGCACAGGGGCGGGCCGCGGTGAGCACGCCGAAGTGGACCTTCGCGATGGTCACCCACTCGGGAGACGGCGACACCTTCTGGGACATCGTCCAGAAGGGCGCCGAGCAGGCCGCGGTCAAGGACAACATCAACTTTCTGTACGCGCACAGCGACGAGGGCCAGCAGCAGGCCCAGCTCGTCCAGTCGTACATAGACAAGGGCGTCGACGGGCTGATAGTCACGCTCGCCAAGCCCGACGCGATGAAGGCCGTCGTCGCCAAGGCCACCAAGGCCGGCATCCCGGTGATCACCGTCAACTCGGGCTCCGAGCAGTCGAAGCAGTTCGGCGCGCTGACCCACATCGGCCAGGACGAGTCGATCGCCGGTGAGGCCGTCGGCGACGAACTGGACAAGAGGGGCCGCGAGAAGGCCCTCTGTGTCCTGCACGAGCAGGGGAACGTCGGCCACGAGCAGCGCTGCGCCGGGGCGAAGAAGACCTTCGACGGCACGATGCAGAACCTCTATGTCGACGGCACCAACATGCCCGACGTACAGGCGTCCATCGAGGCGAAGCTCCAGGCCGACAAGACCATCGACGCCGTCGTGACGCTCGGCGCGCCCTTCGCGGACACCGCCGTCAAGGCGAAGGAGACCGCGGGCAGCGAGGCCGAGATCGACACGTTCGACCTCAACGAGGCCGTCGCGGGCTCGCTCAAGGCGGGCCGGCTCGGCTTCGCCGTCGACCAGCAGCCGTACCTCCAGGGGTACGAGGCCGTCGATCTGCTCTGGCTCTACCGGTACAACGCCGACGTGCTCGGCGGCGGGCTCCCGGTCCTCACCGGCCCACAGATCATCAGCAAGCAGGACGCGGCCGAGCTGGAGAAATACGCGGAGCGAGGGACCCGATGA
- a CDS encoding substrate-binding domain-containing protein yields the protein MRTNRKAAGRTAAALLTACALALVAGCSGSGGKDSEGKADDGGGGTAAKTPRMKIAMVTHSGEGDTFWDIVQSGAKVAAAKDNVQFLYAANKEGKEQAQLIQSYIDQDVDGLVVSLAKPEAVKAVLAKAAAAGIPVVTINSGAEFSEPFGALGHIGQDEAIAGEAVGEELNKRGKKKALCVIHEQGNVSLEGRCAGVEKTFEGTVENLNVEGTNMPATTSSIEAKLQSGKDIDTVVTLGAPFAAASVKAKESAGSGAEINTFDLNEDVVKQLKAKEIGFAVDQQPYLQGYLAVDELWLHKNNGNVIGGGKPVLTGPALVTEKDVPALEKFTARGTR from the coding sequence ATGCGTACCAACCGAAAGGCGGCGGGCCGCACGGCGGCGGCGCTGCTCACCGCATGCGCGCTCGCCCTCGTCGCCGGATGCAGCGGCTCCGGAGGCAAGGACTCCGAGGGCAAGGCCGACGACGGCGGGGGCGGTACGGCGGCCAAGACCCCGCGCATGAAGATCGCCATGGTCACGCACTCCGGCGAGGGCGACACCTTCTGGGACATCGTCCAGAGCGGCGCCAAGGTCGCGGCGGCCAAGGACAACGTGCAGTTCCTCTACGCGGCCAACAAGGAGGGCAAGGAGCAGGCCCAGCTGATCCAGAGCTATATCGACCAGGACGTCGACGGACTCGTGGTCAGCCTCGCCAAGCCCGAGGCCGTCAAGGCCGTCCTCGCCAAGGCGGCGGCCGCCGGAATCCCCGTCGTCACGATCAACTCCGGCGCCGAGTTCTCCGAGCCGTTCGGCGCGCTCGGCCATATCGGCCAGGACGAGGCCATCGCCGGTGAGGCGGTCGGCGAGGAGCTGAACAAGCGCGGCAAGAAGAAGGCGCTCTGCGTCATCCACGAGCAGGGCAACGTCTCGCTCGAAGGCCGCTGCGCCGGGGTCGAGAAGACCTTCGAGGGCACGGTGGAGAATCTGAACGTCGAGGGCACCAACATGCCCGCGACGACGTCGTCGATCGAGGCCAAGCTCCAGAGCGGCAAGGATATCGACACGGTCGTGACGCTCGGCGCGCCCTTCGCCGCCGCGTCCGTGAAGGCCAAGGAGAGCGCCGGATCCGGCGCCGAGATCAACACCTTCGACCTCAACGAGGACGTGGTCAAGCAGCTCAAGGCCAAGGAGATCGGCTTCGCGGTCGACCAGCAGCCCTACCTCCAGGGCTATCTCGCCGTCGACGAACTGTGGCTCCACAAGAACAACGGAAACGTCATCGGCGGCGGGAAGCCCGTACTCACCGGACCCGCTCTCGTCACGGAGAAGGACGTCCCCGCGCTGGAGAAGTTCACCGCACGCGGCACCCGATGA
- a CDS encoding GntR family transcriptional regulator, whose amino-acid sequence MDRTSPVPLYFQLSQQLEAAIEQGGLAPGSLLGNEIELAGRLGLSRPTVRQAIQSLVDKGLLVRRRGVGTQVLHSQVRRPLELSSLYDDLEAAGQRPATRVLRNTVEPATAQVAAALGVAEGEDVRLVERLRYAHDEPMARLRNHLPLQLLDCDTARLESTGLYRMMRAVGITLHSARQSVGARAADAGEARLLDEATGAPLLTMERTTFDDTGRAVEFGVHIYRASRYVFEFQLLVRS is encoded by the coding sequence GTGGACCGCACCAGCCCCGTCCCCCTCTACTTCCAGCTGTCGCAGCAGCTCGAAGCCGCCATCGAACAGGGCGGACTGGCGCCGGGCAGCCTCCTCGGCAACGAGATCGAGCTGGCGGGCCGGCTCGGACTCTCCCGGCCCACCGTCCGCCAGGCCATCCAGTCGCTCGTCGACAAGGGCCTGCTGGTACGCCGCAGGGGCGTCGGCACCCAGGTCCTGCACAGCCAGGTCAGACGCCCGCTGGAGCTGAGCAGCCTCTACGACGACCTGGAGGCGGCCGGCCAGCGCCCCGCCACCCGTGTCCTGCGCAACACCGTCGAACCGGCCACCGCCCAGGTCGCCGCCGCCCTCGGTGTCGCGGAAGGCGAGGACGTACGTCTCGTCGAACGCCTCCGGTACGCCCACGACGAACCGATGGCCCGGCTGCGCAACCACCTCCCGCTCCAGCTTCTCGACTGCGACACCGCCCGGCTTGAATCCACCGGCCTCTACCGGATGATGCGCGCTGTCGGGATCACGCTGCACAGCGCGCGCCAGTCGGTCGGCGCGCGTGCCGCCGACGCCGGGGAGGCGCGGCTGCTCGACGAGGCGACGGGCGCGCCGCTGCTCACGATGGAGCGCACCACCTTCGACGACACGGGCCGCGCCGTCGAGTTCGGCGTGCACATCTACCGGGCCTCGCGGTACGTCTTCGAGTTCCAACTCCTCGTCCGCTCGTAG
- a CDS encoding Gfo/Idh/MocA family oxidoreductase — protein MRIGLIGTGRIGTFHAAALSRHREVGSLVVADTDAARAAHVADRTGSTAAPSVDEIFSWGVDAVVIASATSAHADLISRAARAGLPAFCEKPIALDLKGTLSALKEVDSAGTVLQLGFMRRFDAGYGAARDLVRSGALGRLHTVRAITSDPAPPAPEYLPLSGGLYRDCLVHDFDIMRWVTGREVVEVYATGSDAGPPMFRAAGDIDTAAAVLTLDDGTLATATATRCNGAGYDVRMELAGEVDQFAVGLDDRTPITSTEPKGPPRCDNPWPGFLERFAPAYEAELDAFIRVVGGELENPCDGHEALHALRIAEACELSRLEHRPVRLDEIPGG, from the coding sequence ATGCGCATCGGACTCATCGGCACGGGCCGTATCGGCACCTTCCACGCGGCGGCGCTGAGCCGCCATCGTGAGGTCGGCTCCCTGGTCGTCGCCGACACGGACGCGGCCCGCGCCGCACATGTCGCCGACCGTACGGGCTCGACGGCGGCCCCCTCGGTGGACGAGATCTTCTCCTGGGGCGTGGACGCCGTCGTCATCGCCTCGGCCACCTCGGCGCACGCCGATCTGATCAGCCGCGCCGCGCGGGCGGGGCTGCCCGCCTTCTGTGAGAAGCCGATCGCGCTGGATCTCAAGGGCACGCTGAGCGCCCTGAAGGAGGTCGACTCCGCGGGCACCGTTCTGCAACTGGGCTTCATGCGCCGCTTCGACGCCGGTTACGGCGCGGCCCGCGATCTCGTACGGTCCGGTGCGCTGGGCCGGCTGCACACCGTCCGGGCCATCACCTCCGACCCGGCGCCCCCGGCTCCGGAGTATCTGCCGCTCTCCGGCGGGCTCTACCGGGACTGTCTGGTCCACGACTTCGACATCATGCGCTGGGTCACCGGGCGCGAGGTGGTGGAGGTGTACGCGACCGGTTCGGACGCCGGGCCGCCGATGTTCCGCGCGGCCGGGGACATCGACACGGCCGCCGCCGTCCTCACCCTGGACGACGGGACGCTCGCCACCGCCACGGCGACCCGCTGCAACGGCGCGGGGTACGACGTACGGATGGAACTGGCGGGCGAGGTCGACCAGTTCGCGGTCGGCCTCGACGACCGTACGCCGATCACCTCGACCGAGCCGAAGGGCCCACCGCGCTGCGACAACCCGTGGCCGGGCTTCCTGGAGCGGTTCGCCCCGGCGTACGAGGCGGAGCTGGACGCCTTCATCCGCGTCGTGGGCGGCGAGCTGGAGAATCCGTGCGACGGTCACGAGGCGCTGCACGCGCTGCGGATCGCCGAGGCGTGCGAGCTGTCGCGGCTGGAGCACCGGCCCGTACGGCTGGACGAGATCCCGGGCGGCTGA
- a CDS encoding PaaI family thioesterase, producing the protein MQEFDIVLARKVLASQPFSSLLGTRVMVFGDGEAELELDIREDLQQQNGYLHGGVLAYAADNSITFAAGSVLGPAVLTAGFSIQYMRPGTGRTLLARASVVHAGRRQATVRCDLFTVADDGTQTLCAVAQGTVLPVPKPA; encoded by the coding sequence ATGCAGGAGTTCGACATTGTCCTGGCGCGGAAGGTGCTGGCGAGCCAGCCCTTCAGCAGCCTGCTCGGTACCCGGGTCATGGTCTTCGGTGACGGCGAGGCGGAGCTGGAGCTGGACATCCGGGAGGACCTCCAGCAGCAGAACGGCTATCTGCACGGGGGAGTGCTGGCGTACGCGGCGGACAACAGCATCACGTTCGCCGCCGGCTCGGTGCTCGGTCCCGCCGTACTGACGGCCGGGTTCTCCATCCAGTACATGCGTCCCGGTACCGGCCGCACGCTGCTCGCCCGCGCGTCCGTCGTCCACGCGGGCCGGCGGCAGGCGACGGTGCGCTGCGATCTGTTCACGGTGGCGGACGACGGTACACAGACGCTGTGCGCGGTGGCACAGGGCACGGTGCTTCCGGTGCCGAAGCCCGCCTGA
- a CDS encoding cytochrome P450 family protein, producing MTVVDLGAYGPDFTADPYPYFAKLRESGPVHEVRTPHGERLWLIVGHREARAALADPRFSKSPATVGTTMLDERVIGPNLLLVDPPDHTRLRKLVAREFTAHRVAGLRERIQSVTDELIDAMLPAGHGDLVESLSYPLPITVICELLGVPAADRAVFRAWSTEIVAPAEPGGEYMAVHELGTYFDELIEDKRCAGPSDDLLSALLRTRAEDGDRLSAPELRSMAYLLLIAGHETTVNLITNGIRALLAHPGQLAALRDDFGLLDGAVEEMLRYEGPVLNSTVRFTREPVTVGDTVIPAWEAVLVGLGAAGRDPARYPEPDRFDIRRTATATATGAKGRNHGHLAFGHGIHHCLGAPLARLEARIAVRTLLERCPALTLDPDTGPLDWLPGMLIRGVRGLPVRW from the coding sequence ATGACCGTTGTCGATCTGGGCGCGTACGGGCCCGACTTCACCGCCGATCCGTACCCGTACTTCGCGAAACTGCGCGAGTCGGGCCCGGTCCATGAGGTGCGCACGCCGCACGGTGAACGGCTCTGGCTGATCGTCGGTCACCGGGAGGCGCGCGCCGCGCTCGCCGATCCCCGGTTCTCCAAGTCACCGGCCACGGTGGGCACCACCATGCTCGACGAACGGGTCATCGGACCGAATCTGCTGCTCGTCGACCCGCCCGACCACACCCGGCTGCGCAAGCTCGTCGCCCGCGAGTTCACCGCCCACCGGGTCGCCGGACTGCGGGAGCGGATCCAGTCCGTCACCGACGAGCTGATCGACGCCATGCTCCCCGCGGGCCACGGCGACCTGGTCGAGTCGCTGTCGTATCCGCTGCCCATCACCGTCATCTGCGAACTGCTCGGTGTGCCCGCCGCCGACCGCGCCGTCTTCCGCGCCTGGTCGACGGAGATCGTCGCACCCGCCGAACCCGGCGGAGAGTACATGGCCGTGCACGAACTCGGCACCTACTTCGACGAGTTGATCGAGGACAAGCGCTGCGCCGGTCCCTCCGACGATCTGCTCTCCGCCCTGCTGCGCACCCGCGCCGAGGACGGCGACCGGCTCTCCGCGCCCGAACTGCGCTCCATGGCCTACCTGTTGCTGATCGCCGGTCATGAGACGACGGTCAACCTCATCACCAACGGCATCCGCGCCCTGCTCGCCCATCCCGGTCAACTGGCAGCCCTGCGCGACGACTTCGGCCTCCTCGACGGCGCTGTCGAGGAGATGCTGCGCTACGAGGGCCCGGTCCTGAACAGCACCGTCCGCTTCACCCGCGAGCCCGTGACCGTCGGCGACACGGTCATCCCCGCCTGGGAGGCGGTGCTGGTCGGTCTCGGCGCGGCGGGCCGTGACCCCGCGCGCTACCCGGAGCCGGACCGCTTCGACATCCGGCGTACGGCGACGGCCACGGCGACCGGCGCCAAGGGCCGCAACCACGGACATCTCGCCTTCGGACACGGCATCCATCACTGTCTCGGCGCGCCGCTCGCGCGCCTGGAGGCCCGGATCGCGGTCCGTACCCTCCTCGAACGCTGCCCCGCACTGACCCTCGACCCGGACACGGGGCCGCTCGACTGGCTGCCCGGAATGCTGATCCGCGGGGTGCGGGGTCTGCCGGTTCGGTGGTAG
- a CDS encoding response regulator: MTTTIIRLLIVDDDPLVRAGLTFMLGGADDIEIVGEASDGSEVDALVRERTPDVVLMDIRMPVMDGLTATEKLRARAEAPEVLVLTTFHADEQVLRAMRAGAAGFVLKDTPPAEIVAAVRQVAAGEPVLSPAVTRQLMRHVAGAPTGVRKDTATGRLARLAEREREVALGVGRGSSNAEIAAELFMSVPTVKAHVSRILAKLDLNNRVQIALLVHDADLVTDDG, encoded by the coding sequence ATGACCACCACGATCATCCGGCTGCTCATCGTCGACGACGACCCGCTCGTACGCGCGGGACTGACCTTCATGCTCGGTGGTGCGGACGACATCGAGATCGTGGGGGAGGCGTCCGACGGCTCCGAGGTCGACGCGCTCGTACGTGAACGCACGCCCGACGTCGTCCTGATGGACATCCGGATGCCCGTCATGGACGGCCTCACCGCCACCGAAAAGCTGCGGGCCCGCGCCGAGGCGCCCGAAGTCCTCGTCCTGACCACGTTCCACGCCGACGAACAGGTGCTGCGGGCGATGCGCGCGGGCGCCGCCGGATTCGTCCTGAAGGACACACCGCCGGCCGAGATCGTCGCGGCGGTACGGCAGGTGGCGGCGGGCGAACCCGTGCTCTCCCCCGCCGTCACCCGCCAGTTGATGCGCCATGTCGCCGGGGCACCCACCGGCGTGCGCAAGGACACGGCGACCGGCCGGCTGGCCCGGCTCGCGGAGCGCGAACGGGAGGTGGCGCTCGGCGTGGGACGCGGCAGCTCCAACGCGGAAATCGCGGCGGAGTTGTTCATGAGCGTCCCCACGGTCAAGGCGCACGTCTCCCGCATCCTGGCCAAGCTCGACCTCAACAACCGTGTACAGATCGCCCTGTTGGTGCACGACGCGGATCTGGTGACGGACGACGGCTGA
- a CDS encoding sensor histidine kinase has protein sequence MTRTEYPWLLPSAMAAPDDPGPAGKPGGRRRPRRTVRDWVVDLLAFLFAVFIGTVALDAADQAGNSEGLLMADMLVGLAACCTLWARRRRPFALAIGLGVVQVVSPLAGGAALVALFSLAVHRPFRPVAVAGGVGLAGMVGQAYLRPDPTLSHLMAIILGALIVLLFIAAGMLVRARRQLVVALRERAVRAENEAALRAEQAQRLAREAIAREMHDVLAHRLTLLSVHAGALEFRPDAPPPEVARAAGVIRDSAHEALQDLRMIIGVLRAPGDEGERPQPTLVTLDALVAESRDAGMKVTLDSGVDDPAAVPSTTGRTAYRIAQEGLTNARKHAPGTGTTVLVSGGPGDGLTVEVRNEAPLGPVPHVPGSGQGLIGLTERATLAGGRFEHGPTDDGGFAVRAWLPWSP, from the coding sequence ATGACCCGTACGGAATACCCCTGGCTGCTGCCGTCGGCGATGGCGGCACCCGACGACCCCGGGCCCGCCGGGAAGCCGGGCGGGCGGCGGCGGCCGCGGCGTACCGTGCGCGACTGGGTCGTGGACCTGCTCGCCTTCCTCTTCGCCGTCTTCATCGGCACGGTCGCGCTCGACGCCGCCGATCAGGCCGGCAACAGCGAGGGCCTGCTCATGGCCGACATGCTGGTCGGCCTGGCGGCCTGCTGCACCCTCTGGGCGCGGCGCCGCCGGCCGTTCGCACTGGCCATCGGCCTCGGCGTCGTGCAGGTCGTATCGCCGCTGGCGGGCGGCGCCGCCCTGGTGGCGCTCTTCAGCCTGGCCGTCCACCGCCCGTTCAGGCCCGTGGCCGTCGCCGGGGGCGTGGGCCTGGCGGGCATGGTCGGCCAGGCGTATCTGCGCCCCGACCCGACCCTGTCGCATCTGATGGCGATCATCCTCGGAGCACTGATCGTCCTGCTCTTCATCGCCGCGGGCATGCTCGTACGGGCACGCCGGCAGCTCGTCGTCGCGCTGCGCGAGCGCGCCGTACGGGCGGAGAACGAGGCGGCCCTGCGGGCCGAACAGGCCCAGCGCCTGGCGCGCGAGGCCATCGCACGCGAGATGCACGACGTCCTGGCCCACCGCCTCACGCTGCTCAGCGTCCACGCGGGCGCGCTGGAGTTCAGACCCGACGCGCCCCCTCCCGAGGTGGCCCGTGCGGCGGGTGTGATCCGCGACAGCGCGCACGAGGCGCTCCAGGATCTGCGCATGATCATCGGCGTGCTGCGCGCGCCCGGCGACGAGGGCGAGCGCCCGCAGCCCACGCTCGTCACCCTGGACGCCCTGGTCGCCGAGTCCCGCGACGCCGGGATGAAGGTCACCCTCGACAGCGGCGTCGACGACCCGGCCGCCGTACCGTCCACCACCGGCCGTACCGCCTACCGCATCGCGCAGGAGGGCCTGACCAATGCCCGCAAGCACGCGCCCGGCACCGGCACGACGGTCCTGGTGAGCGGCGGCCCGGGGGACGGTCTCACCGTCGAGGTGCGCAACGAGGCGCCGCTCGGCCCGGTCCCGCATGTGCCCGGATCCGGCCAGGGACTGATCGGGCTGACCGAACGCGCCACCCTGGCCGGTGGCCGCTTCGAGCACGGTCCGACGGACGACGGCGGATTCGCCGTCCGGGCGTGGCTACCGTGGTCCCCATGA
- a CDS encoding SDR family oxidoreductase, giving the protein MSVTSSAPAARTALVTGGSRGIGAAIALRLAQDGADVAITYVANEDAAQEVVRKIEATGRRGLALRADSADPADAAGVVERTVAGLGGRLDILVNNAGIGLLGPLEYFPVADVGQLLAVNVQGVFLTTQAAATKLARGGRIVTIGSCMAQRVPGPGGTLYATSKAALIGLTKALARELGERGITANIVHPGPIDTDMNPADGPYAAGQSAMTALGRFGAADEVASMVAFLSSDEAAYVTGAEFSVDGGHAA; this is encoded by the coding sequence ATGTCTGTAACGAGTTCCGCGCCGGCCGCCCGCACCGCGCTGGTCACCGGCGGCAGCCGGGGAATCGGCGCGGCGATCGCCCTGCGGCTCGCTCAGGACGGCGCCGATGTCGCGATCACCTACGTCGCGAACGAGGACGCCGCCCAAGAGGTCGTGCGGAAGATCGAGGCGACCGGCCGCCGCGGCCTCGCCCTGCGCGCCGACTCGGCGGACCCCGCCGACGCGGCGGGCGTCGTGGAGCGGACCGTGGCCGGTCTCGGCGGGCGGCTCGACATCCTCGTGAACAACGCGGGGATCGGTCTGCTCGGTCCGCTGGAATACTTCCCGGTGGCCGATGTCGGCCAACTACTGGCCGTGAACGTCCAGGGCGTCTTCCTCACCACCCAGGCCGCCGCCACGAAGCTGGCGCGCGGCGGCCGGATCGTCACCATCGGCAGCTGTATGGCCCAGCGGGTGCCCGGTCCCGGCGGGACGCTCTACGCGACGAGCAAGGCCGCCCTCATCGGGCTGACCAAGGCGCTGGCCCGGGAGCTGGGTGAGCGGGGGATCACGGCGAACATCGTCCACCCGGGTCCGATCGACACGGACATGAACCCGGCCGACGGCCCGTACGCGGCGGGTCAGAGCGCGATGACGGCGCTCGGCCGGTTCGGGGCCGCCGACGAGGTGGCGTCGATGGTGGCGTTCCTGTCGAGCGACGAGGCCGCGTACGTGACGGGCGCCGAGTTCTCGGTGGACGGCGGGCACGCGGCGTAA
- the alc gene encoding allantoicase, translating to MSEPAASSAAPDALTAVPSFTGDASPYGGGDPYRDYRRADLPFTHLVDLADRRLGAGVIAANDEFFAERENLLKPGPAEFDPERFGHKGKIMDGWETRRRRGASAARPHPTDDDHDWALVRLGAPGVVRGIVVDTAHFRGNYPQAVSVEATSVPGSPSPDDLLADDVKWTTLVPRTAVGGHAANGFTVGSEKRFTHLRVNQHPDGGIARLRVYGDVAPDPGWLAALGTFDLAALENGGRVEDASDRFYSPATNTIQPGRSRQMDDGWETRRRRDKGNDWIRYELAEQAEIRAVEIDTAYLKGNSAGWAALSVRDGEPGTGPEAADWTEVVPRTRLQPDTNHRFVLDSPVTARQVRIDIFPDGGISRLRLFGSLTDEGAARLALRHRELGG from the coding sequence CTGTCCGAGCCCGCGGCTTCCTCCGCAGCACCCGACGCGCTCACTGCCGTACCCTCCTTCACCGGTGACGCGAGTCCGTACGGGGGCGGCGACCCGTACCGCGACTACCGCCGAGCCGACCTCCCCTTCACCCATCTCGTCGACCTCGCGGACCGCAGGCTCGGCGCCGGCGTGATCGCCGCCAACGACGAGTTCTTCGCCGAGCGCGAGAACCTGCTGAAGCCGGGCCCCGCCGAGTTCGACCCGGAGCGCTTCGGACACAAGGGCAAGATCATGGACGGCTGGGAGACCCGCCGCAGGCGCGGCGCCTCCGCCGCCCGGCCGCACCCCACCGACGACGACCACGACTGGGCTCTCGTACGGCTCGGCGCCCCCGGCGTCGTACGCGGCATCGTGGTCGACACCGCCCACTTCCGGGGCAACTACCCGCAGGCCGTGTCCGTCGAGGCGACGTCCGTACCCGGCTCCCCGTCCCCGGACGACCTGCTCGCCGACGACGTCAAGTGGACAACTCTCGTACCCCGTACGGCCGTTGGCGGTCACGCTGCCAACGGGTTCACCGTCGGCAGCGAGAAGCGCTTCACCCATCTGCGGGTCAACCAGCATCCCGACGGCGGGATCGCGCGCCTGCGGGTGTACGGCGACGTGGCCCCCGACCCCGGGTGGCTCGCCGCGCTCGGTACGTTCGACCTCGCCGCCCTGGAGAACGGCGGCCGGGTCGAGGACGCGTCCGACCGTTTCTACTCGCCCGCCACCAACACCATCCAGCCGGGCCGCTCCCGGCAGATGGACGACGGCTGGGAGACGCGCCGCCGCCGTGACAAGGGCAACGACTGGATCCGCTACGAGCTGGCGGAGCAGGCCGAGATCAGGGCCGTCGAGATCGACACGGCGTATCTGAAGGGCAACTCGGCGGGATGGGCGGCGCTCTCCGTACGCGACGGAGAACCCGGCACCGGACCGGAGGCGGCGGACTGGACGGAGGTCGTGCCCCGCACCCGCCTCCAGCCCGACACCAACCACCGCTTCGTCCTCGACAGCCCCGTGACGGCCCGTCAGGTCCGGATCGACATCTTCCCCGACGGCGGCATCTCCCGACTGCGCCTCTTCGGCTCGCTCACCGACGAGGGGGCGGCCCGACTGGCGCTGCGCCACCGGGAGTTGGGCGGCTGA
- the allB gene encoding allantoinase AllB, producing the protein MDRTVDLVLRSTRVVTPEGTRPASVAVADGTIAAVLPYEPPHGRAYGSEQAPGARLVDVGDDVVLPGLVDTHVHVNDPGRAEWEGFWTATRAAASGGITTLIDMPLNSLPPTTTTAHLRIKREVASRKAHIDVGFWGGALPGNVEDLKSLHDAGVFGFKAFLSPSGVEEFPELDAAQLDRSLAEITGFGGLLIVHAEDPRELAAAPQRAGAKYADFLASRPRGAENAAIEGLIAAARRLDARVHVLHLSSADALPLIAAAKREGVRLTVESCPHFLTLTAEEVPDGATEFKCCPPIREAANQDALWRGLADGTIDCVVSDHSPSTTDLKTSDFATAWGGISSLQLGLPAIWTEARRRGHSLDDVARWMSTAPAALAGLDRKGAIEAGRDADFAVLAPDASFTVDPAALQHRNRVTAYAGRTLYGVVRSTWLRGRRIVADGAIAEPSGRLLERNN; encoded by the coding sequence ATGGACCGCACCGTGGATCTGGTGCTGCGCTCGACGCGCGTCGTCACCCCCGAGGGCACCCGCCCCGCGTCGGTCGCCGTCGCGGACGGCACGATCGCGGCGGTACTCCCGTACGAGCCGCCTCACGGACGCGCGTACGGCTCCGAACAGGCGCCCGGCGCACGGCTGGTGGACGTCGGCGACGATGTCGTCCTGCCCGGCCTCGTCGACACCCATGTGCATGTGAACGACCCCGGCCGCGCCGAGTGGGAGGGCTTCTGGACCGCGACGCGCGCGGCGGCGTCCGGCGGTATCACCACGCTGATCGACATGCCCCTCAACTCCCTGCCGCCCACCACCACGACGGCCCATCTGCGGATCAAGCGGGAGGTCGCGAGCCGCAAGGCGCACATCGACGTCGGCTTCTGGGGCGGCGCGCTCCCCGGCAACGTCGAGGACCTCAAGTCCCTGCACGACGCGGGGGTGTTCGGCTTCAAGGCGTTCCTGTCGCCGTCCGGCGTCGAGGAGTTCCCCGAACTGGACGCCGCGCAGCTCGACCGGTCGCTCGCCGAGATCACCGGCTTCGGGGGGCTGCTCATCGTGCACGCCGAGGACCCGCGTGAACTGGCCGCCGCACCGCAGCGCGCGGGCGCGAAGTACGCCGACTTCCTCGCCTCCCGCCCCCGCGGCGCCGAGAACGCCGCGATCGAGGGCCTGATCGCGGCGGCCCGCCGGCTGGACGCCCGCGTCCATGTCCTGCACCTGTCGTCCGCCGACGCGCTGCCGCTGATCGCCGCGGCCAAGCGGGAGGGCGTACGGCTGACCGTCGAGTCCTGCCCGCACTTCCTGACCCTCACCGCCGAGGAAGTCCCCGACGGCGCCACCGAGTTCAAGTGCTGTCCGCCCATCCGCGAGGCGGCGAACCAGGACGCGCTCTGGCGGGGACTGGCCGACGGGACGATCGACTGTGTCGTCTCCGACCACTCGCCGTCCACCACCGACCTCAAGACCTCAGACTTCGCCACCGCGTGGGGCGGTATCTCCTCCCTCCAGCTCGGCCTGCCCGCCATCTGGACGGAGGCCCGCCGGCGCGGTCACTCACTGGACGACGTGGCGCGCTGGATGTCGACGGCCCCCGCTGCGCTCGCCGGGCTCGACAGGAAGGGCGCCATCGAGGCAGGCCGCGACGCCGACTTCGCCGTCCTCGCGCCCGACGCCTCGTTCACCGTCGACCCCGCCGCGCTCCAGCACCGCAACCGCGTCACCGCGTACGCGGGCAGGACGCTGTACGGCGTCGTCAGGTCCACCTGGCTGCGCGGCCGTCGGATCGTCGCCGACGGAGCCATCGCCGAGCCCTCCGGCCGACTGCTCGAAAGGAACAACTGA